In the genome of Drosophila pseudoobscura strain MV-25-SWS-2005 chromosome 3, UCI_Dpse_MV25, whole genome shotgun sequence, one region contains:
- the LOC4804973 gene encoding protein crossbronx-like isoform X1 encodes MWFSWNNTEQSIAVRQGYQVLAEYQLIEQEQLKNIYAIPSYASALHWFGVIFIHSGFYAGSMFRFSIILPDNFPNGTSLPTIIFTTTCYHPHIRPQTQSLDLAPFFTGWRKDHYHVWHLLKYIQAIFADPEGSISTTVTPSGDRVCLEEAYNMDALAMLSNDRVAFIKKVQELALFTKKHMYDKPTSNDPHYIVIEPFCSERHTKIMEQLKSPSWKDATSMDTSPPAQCLARIDSSRQMDEEEAKQSAKLFAKNGKAAAALQ; translated from the coding sequence ATGTGGTTTAGCTGGAACaacacagagcagagcattgCCGTCAGGCAGGGATACCAGGTGCTGGCCGAATACCAACTGatcgagcaggagcagctgaagAACATTTATGCCATTCCCAGCTATGCCAGTGCACTGCATTGGTTCGGTGTTATCTTCATACACAGCGGATTCTATGCGGGGAGCATGTTCCGCTTCTCCATaatcctgccggacaactttcCGAACGGTACCAGCCTGCCTACGATCATCTTTACAACTACGTGCTACCATCCACACATTCGACCGCAGACCCAAAGCCTGGACCTGGCACCCTTCTTCACAGGGTGGAGGAAGGATCACTACCACGTCTGGCACCTGCTCAAGTATATTCAGGCCATCTTTGCCGATCCCGAGGGCAGCATCTCCACCACTGTTACTCCTTCCGGTGATAGAGTGTGCTTGGAGGAAGCTTACAACATGGACGCCCTGGCTATGCTCTCCAATGACCGCGTAGCGTTCATCAAGAAGGTGCAGGAACTGGCTTTGTTCACCAAGAAACACATGTACGACAAGCCAACATCCAATGATCCGCACTATATAGTCATAGAACCCTTTTGTTCAGAGCGGCATACAAAGATTATGGAGCAGCTGAAGAGTCCCAGTTGGAAAGATGCGACTTCCATGGACACTTCCCCACCTGCTCAATGCTTGGCCAGGATCGACTCCTCCAGGCAAATGGATGAAGAGGAGGCCAAGCAATCGGCCAAACTATTCGCTAAGAATGGCAAAGCCGCTGCTGCCTTACAATAG
- the LOC4804973 gene encoding protein crossbronx-like isoform X2 codes for MWFSWNNTEQSIAVRQGYQVLAEYQLIEQEQLKNIYAIPSYASALHWFGVIFIHSGFYAGSMFRFSIILPDNFPNGTSLPTIIFTTTCYHPHIRPQTQSLDLAPFFTGWRKDHYHVWHLLKYIQAIFADPEGSISTTVTPSGDRVCLEEAYNMDALAMLSNDRVAFIKKVQELALFTKKHIAAYKDYGAAEESQLERCDFHGHFPTCSMLGQDRLLQANG; via the exons ATGTGGTTTAGCTGGAACaacacagagcagagcattgCCGTCAGGCAGGGATACCAGGTGCTGGCCGAATACCAACTGatcgagcaggagcagctgaagAACATTTATGCCATTCCCAGCTATGCCAGTGCACTGCATTGGTTCGGTGTTATCTTCATACACAGCGGATTCTATGCGGGGAGCATGTTCCGCTTCTCCATaatcctgccggacaactttcCGAACGGTACCAGCCTGCCTACGATCATCTTTACAACTACGTGCTACCATCCACACATTCGACCGCAGACCCAAAGCCTGGACCTGGCACCCTTCTTCACAGGGTGGAGGAAGGATCACTACCACGTCTGGCACCTGCTCAAGTATATTCAGGCCATCTTTGCCGATCCCGAGGGCAGCATCTCCACCACTGTTACTCCTTCCGGTGATAGAGTGTGCTTGGAGGAAGCTTACAACATGGACGCCCTGGCTATGCTCTCCAATGACCGCGTAGCGTTCATCAAGAAGGTGCAGGAACTGGCTTTGTTCACCAAGAAACACAT AGCGGCATACAAAGATTATGGAGCAGCTGAAGAGTCCCAGTTGGAAAGATGCGACTTCCATGGACACTTCCCCACCTGCTCAATGCTTGGCCAGGATCGACTCCTCCAGGCAAATGGATGA